The DNA sequence AAAGGCCCCATCCGCGCTATCTCGTGGACGGGACCGCGCCTGCGGCATAGCGCACTCCCTATAGGATAAGAAGGCCGCCAAGGAAATGCCATCGGCCGCATCCGGTGGCCGAGATCGCAGGAGTGCATTTATGCCGGAGTTGCCCGAGGTCGAAACCGTCAAGCGCGGCCTGGCGCCGACCATGGAGGGCGCGCTGATCGTCAACGCGGAACTGCGCCGGCCGGACCTGCGCTTTCCGTTTCCGGAGAATTTTTCCGCAACCGTTGCCGGCCAGCGCATCGTCTCGCTGTCGCGCCGGGCGAAGTATCTGATGATCGATCTGGAGGCGGGCGACGTCATCATCGCCCATCTCGGCATGTCCGGCTCCTTCCGCATCGAGGCGGGGCCGGCGGCGGCGACGCCGGGCGAGTTTCACCATCCGCGCGGCAAGGACGAGAAGCACGATCACGTCATCTTTCATCTAGACGGCGCCGACGGCCCCGTGCGGGTGATCTACAACGACCCACGCCGCTTCGGCTTCATGGACCTTGCCCGCCGCGAAACGGTGGCAAGCCACGCCTATTTCCGGGCACTCGGCGAGGAGCCGACAGGCAACCTGCTCGATGCCACCTATCTTGCGGCGCGGTTTTCCGGAAAGGCGCAGCCGCTGAAGGCAGCCTTGCTCGACCAGAAGAACATTGCCGGGCTCGGCAATATCTATGTCTGCGAGGCGCTGTGGCGCTCGCATCTGACGCCGGTGAAACCCGCCGGCGAACTCGTCGACAAGCGTGGCAAGCCGAAGGACGGGCTGCTGCGGCTGACGGACGCGATCCGCGAGGTCATCGCCGATGCCATCGCCGCCGGCGGCTCGTCGCTCAAGGACCATATCCAGGCCGACGGCTCGCTCGGTTATTTCCAGCACTCCTTCTCCGTCTACGACCGCGAAGGAGAGGCTTGCCGCACGTCGGGCTGCAACGGTACGGTCGCCCGGATCGTGCAGGCGGGCCGTTCGACCTTCTATTGCCCGCACTGCCAGAAATGAACGCCGGGCCATTCGCGGTCTGGCGTCTAAGATAAACCGGAGGAAACAGGAATGACCTACGAAACGCTGCTGGTCGAGACACGCGGCCGCGTCGGCCTCGTGACGCTCAATCGTCCGCAGGCGCTGAATGCGCTGAACTCGACCGTGATGCGCGAGCTTGCCGCAGCGCTGAAGGCCTTCGATGCCGACAAGGAGATCGGTGCCGTCGTCGTCACCGGCTCGGAGAAGGCCTTTGCCGCCGGCGCCGACATCAAGGAGATGCAGGAGCTCGATTTCGTCGACAGCTATCTCGGTGATTTCATCGGCGGCTGGGACCAGGTGGCAGCGGCCCGCAAGCCGGTGATCGCTGCCGTTTCCGGCTACGCGCTCGGCGGCGGCTGCGAGCTGGCGATGATGTGCGACTTCATCATCGCGTCCGAGACCGCGAAATTCGGCCAGCCCGAAATCACCCT is a window from the Ensifer adhaerens genome containing:
- the mutM gene encoding bifunctional DNA-formamidopyrimidine glycosylase/DNA-(apurinic or apyrimidinic site) lyase, producing MPELPEVETVKRGLAPTMEGALIVNAELRRPDLRFPFPENFSATVAGQRIVSLSRRAKYLMIDLEAGDVIIAHLGMSGSFRIEAGPAAATPGEFHHPRGKDEKHDHVIFHLDGADGPVRVIYNDPRRFGFMDLARRETVASHAYFRALGEEPTGNLLDATYLAARFSGKAQPLKAALLDQKNIAGLGNIYVCEALWRSHLTPVKPAGELVDKRGKPKDGLLRLTDAIREVIADAIAAGGSSLKDHIQADGSLGYFQHSFSVYDREGEACRTSGCNGTVARIVQAGRSTFYCPHCQK
- a CDS encoding enoyl-CoA hydratase yields the protein MTYETLLVETRGRVGLVTLNRPQALNALNSTVMRELAAALKAFDADKEIGAVVVTGSEKAFAAGADIKEMQELDFVDSYLGDFIGGWDQVAAARKPVIAAVSGYALGGGCELAMMCDFIIASETAKFGQPEITLGVIPGMGGSQRLTRAVGKAKAMDLVLTGRMMDAAEAERAGLVSRVVVPEKLMEEALAAAEKIASFSLPAVMMAKEAVSRSLELTLAEGLRFERRLFHSLFATEDQKEGMAAFVAKRKPEFKHR